Proteins found in one Aethina tumida isolate Nest 87 chromosome 1, icAetTumi1.1, whole genome shotgun sequence genomic segment:
- the LOC109598009 gene encoding FUN14 domain-containing protein 2 isoform X1: MPVKKAKEDLNKEIISMADVNKEAKSFIEKILGDVSKTSASKQIVLGASTGWVTGFLAMRVGKTAALALGGGIILLQVANEKGYININWDKVNRNLDKVADKVEQQVTGQGPSWVDKAERFVDRKLDQAEDKLKKGKGKAKNWYNSLLGEQSCCKVTEIHIFLVSFVAGVAIGIGTS; this comes from the exons ATGCCCGTTAAGAAGGCAAAGGAAGATCTGAACAAAGAAATTATCAGCATGGCTGACGTAAATAAAGAGGCGAAGTCATTTATAGAAAAGATCTTGGGTGATGTCAGTAAAACTTCCGCATCAAAGCAAATCGTCTTGGGAGCTTCCACCGGCTG GGTTACTGGTTTTCTGGCAATGCGAGTAGGCAAAACTGCAGCTTTAGCTTTGGGAGGAGGCATTATATTGTTGCAAGTCGCTAACGAAAAGGGCTACATTAACATAAACTGGGACAAAGTCAACAGGAATCTGGATAAAGTAGCCGACAAGGTAGAACAACAAGTGACAGGACAAGGGCCGTCATGGGTTGACAAG GCGGAGCGTTTTGTAGATAGGAAACTAGACCAAGCTgaagataaattaaagaaaggcAAAGGAAAGGCCAAAAACTGGTACAATAGTCTTCTGGGCGAACAGTCCTGCTGTAAAGTTACTGAAATTCACATTTTCTTAGTCTCATTTGTGGCTGGCGTTGCCATTGGCATTGGGActtcgtaa
- the LOC109598009 gene encoding FUN14 domain-containing protein 1 isoform X2 — MPVKKAKEDLNKEIISMADVNKEAKSFIEKILGDVSKTSASKQIVLGASTGWVTGFLAMRVGKTAALALGGGIILLQVANEKGYININWDKVNRNLDKVADKVEQQVTGQGPSWVDKVLNFARHNTPFSAGYVGGFLIGLASH; from the exons ATGCCCGTTAAGAAGGCAAAGGAAGATCTGAACAAAGAAATTATCAGCATGGCTGACGTAAATAAAGAGGCGAAGTCATTTATAGAAAAGATCTTGGGTGATGTCAGTAAAACTTCCGCATCAAAGCAAATCGTCTTGGGAGCTTCCACCGGCTG GGTTACTGGTTTTCTGGCAATGCGAGTAGGCAAAACTGCAGCTTTAGCTTTGGGAGGAGGCATTATATTGTTGCAAGTCGCTAACGAAAAGGGCTACATTAACATAAACTGGGACAAAGTCAACAGGAATCTGGATAAAGTAGCCGACAAGGTAGAACAACAAGTGACAGGACAAGGGCCGTCATGGGTTGACAAG GTCTTGAATTTTGCTAGACATAATACACCATTTTCTGCTGGTTATGTTGGTGGTTTTCTCATTGGTTTGGCATCCCATTAA
- the LOC109598008 gene encoding protein SET, translating into MSTESPAPGTSKRRKIQEETKLDYDNNTQKILEEADAIQTEIDAISERCHEDVILIEQRYNLLKKPQLAKRSALISQIPNFWLTAIKNHPDLNGFIDETEEECLHHLTKFEVEEFENFRDGYRLKFYFEENPYFENSVITKDYHLNNTNPTSESSMINWKEGMKLSHPTSEPLSGRKRRFETITFFNWFEDNVDASSDDMAEVLREDIWHNPLQYFLVPDADNGDNNGGDDSMSSSSEMDEAGAEEKQNQNVSEGT; encoded by the exons ATGTCAACTGAATCACCGGCGCCGGGAACATCGAAACGACGTAAAATCCAAGAAGAAACCAAACTGGATTATGACAACAACACACAGAAAATCCTGGAGGAAGCGGACGCAATACAAACAGAAATCGACGCCATTTCCGAACGGTGTCACGAAGATGTTATCCTGATTGAGCAAAGGTATAATTTGTTGAAGAAGCCCCAATTGGCCAAACGGAGTGCTCTTATTAGTCAAATACCAAACTTCTGGCTCACTGCT ataaaaaaccATCCAGACTTGAACGGTTTCATTGATGAAACGGAAGAGGAATGCCTGCACCATTTGACCAAATTCGAAGTCGAGGAGTTCGAGAACTTTCGCGACGGCTACAGATTGAAATTCTACTTTGAGGAGAATCCCTACTTCGAAAATTCCGTCATCACAAAAGACTACCACCTTAACAACA cCAATCCCACATCAGAGAGCTCGATGATTAACTGGAAGGAGGGCATGAAGCTGAGCCACCCGACATCTGAACCGTTGTCCGGTCGCAAGCGTCGTTTCGAAACTATCACCTTCTTCAACTGGTTTGAGGACAATGTGGACGCGAGCAGCGACGACATGGCAGAAGTTCTCAGAGAGGACATATGGCACAATCCTCTTCAGTATTTTCTGGTGCCGGACGCGGACAATGGGGATAATAACGGCGGCGACGACAGTATGAGTAGTTCAAGCGAAATGGACGAAGCTGGTGCAGAAGAGAAGCAAAATC AAAACGTATCAGAAGGCACCTGA
- the LOC109598003 gene encoding nucleolar transcription factor 1: protein MSAKKSKKDKIKFETDANHHDDMTVLVKKSKKKAVVDESDNVTNSNDKQSKKRKKSVENNNTEMDVLNGELVKKKKKDKKAKKRDESPAENNNDRENGVVHVEKDIKKEQLYENEDLDTEEDNKSEADKKKEEPMWSNDDLMQLVEKMEKVIPDQDSMAFSTRAEKLPWEKIAFKDYSIEECKRTWNLLSKKIRKYRLLNEVLSDARQLILHPPSTTTRGKTKAHPDMPKRPLSSYMLFYLKKKDEYMAEHPGIELTEISKGLALIFKNLPPETKAEYEQLAAKGREEYDIKLKEFYRTHPEFEQKVNQQKLAKQRVPKKPPAPFGLYLQSEMEKEKVTEAEKTQFKEVCKERWKSLSDKKKMHWISLAEAQQIVYQNELKNYKESHPDYEGTHGLVLTKQEKQIKERIAGKPTKPPNSAYSLFVREILQSENAKQLPAKERLNFVSVQWKTCTEEDKQRYKDEHTQMMERYKLDYDEYLKSLPEDQRDKELQKTTPKRRKIEEHSEAPKRKKRKSEELTASPGEMSKFQEPVQPPITAFKYFAQNYTGPLNPTQAWKKLSSAEKEKYEEELLKAKHGYIAAFEKFLKSLTKEQLEVFSRTRNEAKQREAAMIKEEEEAEDDSSEDESSDSESDSEDDDDDDDDDDDGEEND, encoded by the exons ATGTCCGCCAAAAAGTCGAAGAAGGACAAAATTAAGTTCGAAACGGACGCAAATCATCACGACGATATGACTGTTTTGGTCAAAAAGTCTAAGAAAAAGGCGGTCGTGGATGAAAGTGATAACGTAACGAACAGTAATGATAAACAGAGCAAGAAGAGGAAGAAATCTGTGGAGAACAACAACACCGAGATGGATGTGCTGAATGGTGAACTggttaaaaagaaaaagaaggaCAAAAAGGCCAAGAAACGGGACGAGTCTCCCGCGGAAAACAATAACGACCGCGAAAATGGTGTGGTACATGTTGAAAAGGACATTAAGAAGGAGCAACTGTATGAAAATGAGGACTTGGATACAGAAGAGGATAATAAATCTGAAGCTG ATAAGAAAAAGGAAGAACCCATGTGGTCGAATGATGACCTGATGCAGTTAGTTGAGAAAATGGAAAAAGTGATACCAGACCAAGATTCGATGGCATTTTCGACGAGAGCCGAAAAATTACCTTGGGAAAAG ATTGCCTTCAAAGATTATTCGATAGAAGAGTGCAAAAGAACTTGGAACTTATTGTCGAAGAAAATTAGGAAGTATCGACTGTTAAATGAGGTGTTAAGTGATGCCAGACAACTGATACTCCATCCCCCATCTACAACAACAAGAGGCAAAACCAAAGCTCACCCAGACATGCCCAAACGTCCCCTGTCGTCGTACATGTTGTTTTACCTAAAGAAGAAGGACGAGTACATGGCTGAGCATCCAGGCATTGAACTG actgAAATATCCAAGGGACTCGCATTAATTTTCAAGAACCTCCCACCAGAAACGAAGGCGGAGTACGAGCAGTTAGCCGCCAAGGGCAGGGAGGAATACGACATTAAACTTAAGGAGTTTTA TAGGACTCACCCAGAGTTTGAGCAGAAGGTGAACCAGCAGAAATTGGCCAAACAACGGGTACCAAAGAAGCCGCCCGCGCCGTTCGGCCTATACCTCCAGTCGGAAATGGAAAAGGAAAAGGTGACGGAAGCCGAGAAGACTCAGTTCAAAGAAGTGTGCAAGGAGCGATGGAAAAGCTTGTCAGATAAGAAGAAAATGCACTGGATCAGTTTGGCAGAGGCTCAGCAGATCGTCTACCAGAACGAGCTGAAGAACTACAAGGAGTCGCACCCGGACTACGAGGGCACCCACGGCCTAGTGCTGACCAAGCAGGAGAAACAGATTAAAGAACGGATTGCTGGGAAACCCACCAAGCCGCCGAACAGCGCCTACTCCCTGTTCGTGCGGGAGATCCTGCAATCGGAGAACGCCAAACAACTGCCGGCGAAGGAACGTTTGAACTTCGTGTCGGTGCAGTGGAAGACCTGCACCGAGGAGGACAAGCAGCGCTACAAGGATGAACACACCCAGATGATGGAGCGCTACAAGTTGGACTACGACGAGTACTTGAAGTCGTTGCCGGAAGACCAGCGCGACAAGGAATTACAGAAGACCACGCCGAAGCGGCGCAAGATCGAAGAGCATTCGGAGGCGCCGAAGCGGAAAAAGCGGAAGTCGGAAGAGCTGACCGCGTCGCCAGGCGAAATGTCCAAATTTCAAGAACCAGTACAACCTCCCAT AACTGCTTTTAAATACTTCGCCCAAAACTACACGGGACCCTTGAATCCCACCCAAGCTTGGAAGAAGCTAAGCTCCGCGGAGAAGGAGAAGTACGAAGAGGAGCTACTGAAGGCGAAGCACGGTTACATTGCCGCGTTCGAGAAGTTCCTCAAGAGTCTTACGAAGGAGCAGTTGGAAGTCTTCTCGCGCACCAGGAACGAGGCCAAGCAACGGGAAGCCGCAATGATTAAGGAGGAAGAGGAGGCAGAAGATGATAGCAGCGAAGAT gaAAGCTCCGATTCAGAGAGTGATTCGGAGGACgacgatgatgatgatgatgatgatgatgatggagAAGAAAATGATTGA